Part of the Spirochaetota bacterium genome, GACGACGTGTTTCAGAACATGATGGGATACGGACTTTTTACTGGTGGCCTTGGGCTTCACTATGGTGCTGAGCTATTAGGGTGTATGGTTATTCCGTCAGCATCGGGAAATACGCTGCGGCAAATTCAGCTTATGCAGGATTTTGAAACAACTATTATTCACATTACGCCAAGCTACTGCCTTCACCTGGTAGAGGTAATCCGTGCCGAAGGTATTGACCCGTATGCATTGACTGTCAAAAAAGCATATTTAGGTGCCGAGCCATATTCAGAGGCAACCCGCAAAAAGATTGAAGAGCAGTTTGGCATCGATGCTTACAACTCGTACGGATTAAGCGAAATGAACGGACCCGGCGTTGCTTTTGAATGCACTTATAAAAATGGAATGCATATATGGGAAGATTACTATATTGTTGAGATAATTAATCCTGATACCTGCGAAGTATTGCCACCCGGTGAAGAAGGCGAACTGGTCCTCACTCATATCAACCGTGAAGCAATGCCCATTATCCGCTACAGGACTCGCGACCTCACCAAACTCATACCAGAACCCTGCCCGTGCGGAAGGACTCATTACCGTATAGACCGCATTAAAGGGCGAACTGATGACATGTTGATAGTCAGCGGTGTTAATGTATTTCCATCACAGATTGAAACAGTTCTTATGAAATTTCCTGAGGTTGGCAACAACTATCAGATTATCCTTGATAGGGAAAATAACCTGGACAGGATGCACATCAAAGTAGAGTTATATTCCAAGCTTTTCCATGGCGACATCAAAGAAATTGAAAGAATCAAAAACAGGCTCAAGGAAGCATTGAAGGCATTAATTACTATAAATCCCCGCATAGAGCTTCTGGAGCCAGGCTCACTGCCACCAAGTGAGGGGAAAGCCAAGCGTGTTATTGATAACCGATCGCTATAATTACATTAGGGGAGGTGCCCTATGGCATATCAGGTTTCAGTATTTGCCGAGAATAAACCAGGAAAGATTGAAAGGATAACCAGCGTTCTTGCAAAACAGAATATTAATATCAGAGCTATAACAATAAATGATTCTGGTGATTATGGTATTATAAAGTTGCTGCTGGACAGGCCTGAGGATGGATGTACAGCACTTAAAGAAGAAGGTATTGCAGCTACATTAAAGGAGATAGTAGCTGTGAAAATACAGGATAAGCCGGGAAGCCTGCATAAAGTTGCCGCCATACTAAAAGAACATTCAATCAATGTAGATGATGCATACGGATTTACCGTAAAGCCTCATGAAGAATCTGTTTTTGTATTCCAGGTTGACAATCCAAAATCAGCACAAAAAGTACTGAAAGAAGCAGGCTACCAATTATTAGCTGATAAGGAATTATATTTACTGTAAGATTGGCTCAAAGTTACCGTAAACTTGATTCAGTATCTCAAGATATATACTAATTATTCTTTAAAACTGGAATTACATTGAAAAAATTCTAAAATATAGGAGTACTATCCATGAAAAAAATTACTATTATTTTTACTATTTGCATTGTTCTTTTTTCCATCGCATGCTCACAGCAAATCAGCATACAGGGTAAACCTGATGTATTAGTAAAAAAATTTCTTAAAGATGATTCAACCTATGTCATCATGTGTAAAGGGTACCCAAAACCAGGTACAACCGGCATACAAGCTACCCAAACAGCCAAAGAAGCCGCATTGCTCAATGCCCAGTATATTGCTCGGGGCATCTTTTCAGAAGAAGTTGATATCATTAAGGCTGGAATTGTTGATGATTACTCAATAAATCAGGATTTTGTGATCATTACATATTCAATACATCATCCCAACATCAAACGCTACCTTCAGGAATAATTCACTTTTTTATCTTTATTTAATGGAACAGGCGGTAAATGAAAAGAGGGACAACTTTGATGTCCCTCTTTTCATAAGGTAAATAAAAGCAATTACTTCTGTGCAGGAGCCTGCTCTGCTGGCTGTTCCTGAACTGGCTGCTCAGGAGCTGGAGCTTCTTCTTTCTTGCAGCCAACAAATGCTACAGCAACTGCGAATACAGCGATGAGAATAAGAGATGCTAATTTCTTCATAGTGCGTACCTCTTGTATAGTTTA contains:
- a CDS encoding phenylacetate--CoA ligase encodes the protein MYWNEEIETLSRKDLESLQFKKLQKALQAASHTPFYKKVFEENKINIDNIKTLDHIKDLPFTTKNDLRLSYPDGMVAVPRKEIVRMHASSGTTGKSTVIFYTAKDIKDWASLVARCMVATGATPDDVFQNMMGYGLFTGGLGLHYGAELLGCMVIPSASGNTLRQIQLMQDFETTIIHITPSYCLHLVEVIRAEGIDPYALTVKKAYLGAEPYSEATRKKIEEQFGIDAYNSYGLSEMNGPGVAFECTYKNGMHIWEDYYIVEIINPDTCEVLPPGEEGELVLTHINREAMPIIRYRTRDLTKLIPEPCPCGRTHYRIDRIKGRTDDMLIVSGVNVFPSQIETVLMKFPEVGNNYQIILDRENNLDRMHIKVELYSKLFHGDIKEIERIKNRLKEALKALITINPRIELLEPGSLPPSEGKAKRVIDNRSL
- a CDS encoding ACT domain-containing protein, producing MAYQVSVFAENKPGKIERITSVLAKQNINIRAITINDSGDYGIIKLLLDRPEDGCTALKEEGIAATLKEIVAVKIQDKPGSLHKVAAILKEHSINVDDAYGFTVKPHEESVFVFQVDNPKSAQKVLKEAGYQLLADKELYLL